One genomic window of Sulfurovum lithotrophicum includes the following:
- a CDS encoding EAL domain-containing protein yields MRKIKKAIDDLIHLGYFSPWKEILLTEKAAGYWKRVGWEDPDKKVCSEIGEYFYSSGVPFVIVSDYVDEFFRCIFYREKEGHRIKNYISEAFLAEKIEKDSRHIQIELEKIFLPTLEKNRKLINAHLHWMQAFIANIKGEKKPLELDPEYCEIGKWLLTYKGDSDYEEIDKKHRCLHALAQSAMRMYEKKEYAYFLLPYHNILTYSYNIRDMLMNFYMVEHLDSIYIDPLTGLSNYLQLLEYIESCNKKMSLFIFNISEFSKINLVYGHKKSNKILKEMANYLLDEVGAESVFRIYADEFAVVIDTKDRKSIASKLKKEIEEQLYSVPENKITLRIYGCVASFGEQVLELCEYGMMASKEQHGSIIESEKIDKDQIEYFAKHITFQQKLRLAFMDSRILLYFQPILDLRSNKIIKYEVLMRIKDENGEILLPSDFLDILKKMYIYPEVTKLIIKKAFEFFKDKPYKFSINLSYLDIIDTEIKIFISTILKNNPEIAKRCIFELLESEAALNLQEVNDFFVMVHSYGAKIAIDDFGSGYSNYDVIFNFDIDYIKIDGILVQNLENDHKSQIMVESIVSLAKETGSKVIAEWISNKTLLEKARVMGIDYAQGYYVGKPSPALMPKEA; encoded by the coding sequence ATGCGAAAGATTAAAAAAGCCATTGATGATCTTATACATTTGGGTTATTTTTCACCCTGGAAAGAAATATTGCTTACTGAAAAGGCAGCAGGATACTGGAAAAGGGTAGGATGGGAAGATCCGGATAAAAAAGTATGCAGTGAAATTGGAGAATACTTTTATAGCTCCGGTGTACCTTTTGTTATTGTATCAGACTATGTCGATGAGTTTTTTCGCTGTATCTTTTACAGGGAAAAAGAGGGACACAGGATCAAAAACTATATTTCTGAAGCTTTTTTGGCTGAAAAAATTGAGAAAGACAGCCGGCATATTCAGATTGAGCTTGAAAAAATTTTTTTACCTACACTTGAAAAAAATCGTAAATTGATCAATGCACACCTTCATTGGATGCAGGCTTTCATAGCAAATATCAAAGGAGAGAAAAAACCTTTGGAACTTGATCCTGAATATTGTGAAATAGGCAAATGGCTGCTTACCTACAAAGGAGACAGTGATTATGAGGAGATTGACAAAAAACATAGATGTCTGCATGCACTTGCACAAAGTGCCATGCGGATGTATGAGAAGAAGGAATATGCCTATTTTCTTCTTCCTTATCATAACATATTAACCTATTCGTATAATATACGTGATATGCTGATGAATTTTTATATGGTGGAGCATTTGGACTCTATCTATATCGATCCGCTGACAGGCCTGTCAAACTATTTGCAGCTTTTAGAATATATCGAATCCTGTAATAAAAAGATGAGCCTTTTTATTTTCAATATCAGCGAATTCAGCAAGATAAACCTTGTATACGGGCATAAAAAAAGCAATAAGATATTAAAAGAGATGGCGAACTATTTACTGGATGAGGTCGGTGCAGAGTCTGTATTTAGAATTTACGCAGATGAATTTGCTGTTGTGATCGATACCAAAGATCGGAAAAGCATTGCTTCAAAATTGAAAAAAGAAATAGAAGAACAACTGTATAGCGTGCCTGAAAACAAAATTACCCTAAGAATATACGGATGTGTTGCCTCATTTGGGGAACAGGTACTGGAGCTCTGCGAGTATGGGATGATGGCTTCAAAAGAGCAGCATGGATCCATTATTGAATCGGAGAAAATAGACAAAGACCAGATCGAGTATTTTGCAAAACATATTACCTTCCAGCAAAAATTACGTCTGGCATTTATGGATAGCCGGATCCTGCTTTATTTTCAGCCGATCTTGGACCTTAGGAGCAATAAGATCATTAAATACGAAGTACTTATGCGTATAAAGGATGAGAATGGAGAGATACTGCTTCCCTCTGATTTTTTGGATATACTGAAAAAGATGTACATTTATCCTGAAGTGACCAAGCTTATCATTAAAAAAGCGTTTGAGTTCTTTAAAGACAAGCCTTATAAATTTTCTATCAATCTCTCTTATCTGGATATTATTGATACTGAAATCAAAATATTTATTTCAACCATACTGAAAAATAATCCCGAGATTGCCAAACGTTGTATTTTTGAACTGCTTGAGAGTGAAGCGGCCCTGAATTTACAGGAGGTGAATGATTTTTTTGTGATGGTACACAGCTATGGGGCAAAAATCGCCATCGATGACTTTGGTTCGGGGTATTCAAATTATGATGTGATCTTTAATTTTGATATAGATTATATCAAAATTGACGGCATACTGGTACAAAACCTTGAGAATGACCATAAATCCCAGATCATGGTAGAATCTATTGTATCGCTTGCCAAGGAAACAGGATCAAAAGTAATAGCAGAATGGATCTCGAACAAAACATTGCTGGAGAAGGCAAGAGTGATGGGCATAGATTATGCGCAAGGTTATTATGTAGGTAAACCAAGTCCCGCGTTAATGCCAAAGGAAGCTTAA
- the folK gene encoding 2-amino-4-hydroxy-6-hydroxymethyldihydropteridine diphosphokinase encodes MVKRKKLNKDLTLIFTPHFPYNAKRKSRMRYRALLGIGGNVGDVLRRFEHFYWYLKDSEFVYLLESSPILKNPPFGFLEQNDFLNATLLVETDLTPKQLLRYVLRVEKKFGRKRLFKDGPRTLDIDLIFYEDIRMESRELTLPHPSWMQRASVLIPLSMMKEKVR; translated from the coding sequence ATGGTAAAAAGAAAAAAACTGAACAAAGACTTGACATTGATTTTTACCCCTCATTTTCCCTATAATGCAAAGAGAAAATCCCGTATGCGCTACAGAGCGCTTCTGGGGATCGGCGGGAATGTAGGTGATGTACTCCGTCGTTTCGAGCATTTTTACTGGTACCTGAAAGATTCCGAATTTGTTTATTTACTGGAGAGCTCACCGATACTGAAAAATCCACCGTTCGGTTTTCTGGAACAGAATGATTTTTTGAACGCGACATTGCTTGTAGAGACCGATCTGACACCAAAGCAATTACTGCGTTATGTTCTTCGGGTAGAAAAGAAGTTTGGCAGAAAACGTTTGTTTAAAGACGGACCAAGAACACTGGATATAGACTTGATATTTTATGAGGATATCAGGATGGAGAGTAGAGAATTGACACTTCCGCATCCCTCATGGATGCAGAGAGCATCAGTGCTGATCCCTCTGTCAATGATGAAAGAAAAGGTAAGATAA
- the ppk2 gene encoding polyphosphate kinase 2, with amino-acid sequence MGKKKQNKFIEKCIGKCEKEEERVTKGKEPRLPVWKKECTLNYEKELKTLQMELLKLQNHVKKKGLKVLIIFEGRDAAGKGGTIKRIMEHLNPRGARVVALGIPSDVEKTQWYFQRYTTHLPSGGEITLFDRSWYNRAGVEPVMGFCTEEEHARFLHEVPFYEEMQVGSGTHLIKFYLTISKEEQAKRFHERQVNPLKNYKISPIDIKAQELWDKYTIAKYAMLLASHTEAAPWTIVNSDIKKNARINVIKHILSSFEYEGKSSKIDLTPDQSILYDGGKEIIRLEKLISGKEKT; translated from the coding sequence ATGGGAAAAAAGAAACAAAATAAATTTATCGAAAAATGCATTGGCAAGTGTGAAAAAGAAGAGGAAAGGGTTACCAAAGGGAAAGAGCCCCGTCTGCCTGTCTGGAAAAAAGAGTGTACCCTCAACTATGAAAAAGAGTTGAAAACGCTTCAAATGGAGCTACTCAAACTCCAGAACCATGTCAAAAAGAAAGGTCTGAAAGTTCTTATCATCTTTGAAGGACGTGATGCAGCCGGAAAAGGCGGAACCATCAAAAGGATCATGGAGCATCTCAATCCCCGTGGTGCCAGGGTCGTTGCTCTGGGCATTCCTTCCGATGTTGAAAAAACACAATGGTATTTCCAGCGCTATACGACCCATCTTCCCAGCGGAGGCGAGATCACCCTCTTTGACCGTAGCTGGTATAACCGTGCCGGTGTCGAACCGGTGATGGGCTTCTGTACGGAAGAAGAGCATGCCCGATTTCTGCATGAAGTGCCCTTTTATGAGGAGATGCAGGTAGGTTCCGGTACACACCTGATCAAGTTCTATCTTACCATTTCGAAAGAGGAGCAGGCAAAACGCTTCCATGAGCGGCAGGTCAATCCTCTCAAAAATTACAAGATATCCCCCATAGACATCAAAGCACAGGAGTTGTGGGACAAATATACCATCGCAAAATACGCTATGCTGCTGGCATCACATACCGAAGCTGCTCCCTGGACCATTGTCAATTCTGACATTAAGAAAAACGCCCGTATCAATGTGATCAAACATATTCTCTCCTCTTTCGAGTATGAGGGGAAATCTTCCAAGATAGACTTGACACCTGATCAAAGCATTCTTTATGATGGTGGTAAAGAGATTATCAGGCTTGAAAAACTGATCTCCGGCAAAGAAAAGACCTAA
- the aroQ gene encoding type II 3-dehydroquinate dehydratase, with translation MKIVVIQGPNLNMLGIREQNIYGPMKLEDIHKQMKGFADQNKLEIEFFQSNLEGEIVDRIQECIGDADGIIINPAAYTHTSIAIRDAIAAVQLPTLEVHLSNIHQREEFRHKSLIAPVCAGQIVGMGPFGYHLAMVGMTQILSEVAAMREQQAKAQAAAQQK, from the coding sequence ATGAAAATAGTTGTAATACAGGGTCCAAACCTCAATATGCTCGGAATCAGAGAACAGAATATCTATGGTCCGATGAAACTCGAAGATATTCATAAGCAGATGAAAGGTTTTGCAGACCAGAATAAACTCGAGATCGAATTTTTCCAGAGCAACCTCGAGGGTGAGATCGTAGACCGTATCCAGGAGTGCATCGGTGATGCAGACGGGATCATCATCAACCCGGCAGCCTATACGCATACTTCCATCGCTATCCGTGATGCGATCGCAGCAGTACAGCTTCCGACATTGGAAGTACACCTTTCCAATATCCATCAGAGAGAAGAGTTCAGACACAAGTCGCTCATCGCGCCTGTATGTGCAGGACAGATCGTGGGTATGGGACCTTTTGGTTACCATCTTGCAATGGTCGGTATGACGCAGATCCTTTCTGAAGTAGCGGCAATGAGAGAGCAGCAGGCCAAAGCCCAGGCAGCAGCACAGCAGAAGTAA
- a CDS encoding FliM/FliN family flagellar motor switch protein, whose protein sequence is MKDENQALRLERLMQKHQVYPEYELCLPSVTLKKSLLKKLSKGDVLLLGMQQMEMILVSEENGCAKAVLVSYDESMTIQIVEPVKYIVNKIDNKKYKEVEISLATLRSRVLEAGHKVETTQVDMDDISLFVEKKKIATARLVMVDDEIAVQIKEVKKI, encoded by the coding sequence ATGAAGGATGAGAATCAGGCGCTTCGTCTGGAAAGACTGATGCAGAAACACCAGGTCTATCCAGAGTATGAATTGTGTCTGCCCTCCGTCACGCTCAAGAAGAGTTTACTCAAAAAGTTGTCCAAGGGTGATGTACTTCTTCTTGGAATGCAACAGATGGAAATGATACTTGTTTCAGAGGAGAATGGCTGTGCAAAAGCGGTGCTTGTTTCTTATGATGAAAGTATGACGATTCAGATAGTTGAACCAGTAAAATATATAGTAAACAAAATTGATAATAAAAAATATAAAGAAGTGGAAATTTCATTGGCTACTTTAAGAAGCAGGGTACTTGAAGCTGGACATAAAGTGGAAACCACCCAAGTAGATATGGATGATATTTCACTTTTTGTTGAGAAAAAAAAGATTGCAACTGCCAGACTTGTCATGGTAGATGATGAGATCGCGGTGCAGATAAAAGAGGTAAAGAAGATATGA
- a CDS encoding flagellar biosynthesis protein FlhF translates to MINETFVAADPKSAYEQAVDKYGTDIKIVSAKQVKYDDDELRSEVVIAVPKALFMEKSFGTQALYTGPENEEETLLDEIGELKTQLEEMHNGLLQKGRFGTVADDVKKLFMQKGIAEQWLDSILIPLIGTTVMDDAQLLVSYLLEEIDETLKVKEEDLDHSKIMMLVGPTGVGKTTTIAKLAARYAYLLDRPYKVALINLDSYKVGAIEQLAHYADIMQIEHYSIASADAFGEKIEALSSYDIILVDTAGMSPYDTQKFVKTIEFVNTKIPKKIEVALVLAATVKYEDMEDIHENFSFLNLDSVIISKFDETKHFGTLLNFMLLYDLPMSYFSTGQEVPDDLLVASKEYLLEKFIGDVHEG, encoded by the coding sequence ATGATCAATGAAACATTTGTAGCCGCCGATCCCAAAAGTGCGTATGAACAGGCTGTGGATAAATACGGTACCGATATCAAGATCGTTTCTGCAAAGCAGGTGAAGTACGATGACGATGAACTGCGTTCCGAAGTGGTCATCGCCGTACCCAAAGCACTTTTTATGGAGAAGTCGTTCGGTACACAGGCACTTTATACGGGCCCTGAAAATGAGGAAGAAACACTTCTGGATGAGATCGGTGAGCTCAAGACACAGCTTGAAGAGATGCATAACGGGCTGTTGCAAAAAGGCAGGTTCGGTACGGTTGCAGACGATGTCAAGAAACTTTTCATGCAAAAAGGTATCGCCGAACAATGGCTTGACAGTATACTTATCCCCCTTATCGGTACAACGGTTATGGATGATGCACAGCTGCTTGTCTCCTATCTGCTTGAAGAGATCGATGAAACCCTCAAGGTTAAAGAGGAAGATCTGGATCACTCAAAGATCATGATGCTTGTCGGGCCGACAGGCGTAGGGAAAACAACCACGATCGCCAAACTGGCTGCCCGGTATGCCTACCTGCTGGACCGGCCCTATAAAGTGGCGCTTATCAACCTCGACAGCTACAAGGTCGGTGCCATCGAACAGTTGGCGCATTATGCGGATATCATGCAGATAGAACATTACTCCATCGCCTCTGCCGATGCGTTTGGAGAAAAGATAGAAGCACTGAGTTCCTATGATATTATCCTGGTCGATACTGCCGGCATGTCTCCCTATGATACACAGAAATTCGTCAAGACGATCGAGTTCGTCAATACAAAGATACCTAAAAAGATCGAAGTGGCACTGGTGCTTGCAGCAACGGTGAAGTATGAAGATATGGAAGATATCCATGAGAACTTCTCTTTTCTGAACCTGGACTCCGTGATCATATCCAAGTTCGATGAGACGAAACATTTCGGTACACTGCTTAATTTCATGCTGCTCTATGACCTTCCGATGAGCTACTTCTCGACTGGACAGGAAGTACCGGATGATCTGCTGGTGGCAAGCAAGGAGTATCTGCTTGAAAAGTTCATCGGGGATGTGCATGAAGGATGA
- a CDS encoding M24 family metallopeptidase, translating to MNYMLKDENAIYYECGYSCDNALYLSLGSEAFFITDSRYTIDAQDHVRGANVVIDGDLYGSAVKLLKKAKVRKVIFDPKEWSVAGFEAISTKTKVHFKAMPDFSHKKRIIKSDAELKIIAKAAKLGAKAFSVLAKEFNKKGFGENEFKLTYRAKSILSGLGKYDLSFDPIVAINANAAKPHATPSRRKLKRGDLLLVDAGLKYKRYCSDRTRTVFAEKGFMFKTEQSFSKKKVQKAYDTVLKAHDRAIAKARSGMKAKEVDALTRDLITKAGFGEYYVHSTGHGVGLDIHEMPYISSRSDTVIEDGMVYTIEPGIYIPGEFGIRIEDMVAMVDGRARVL from the coding sequence ATGAACTACATGCTCAAAGATGAAAATGCCATCTATTATGAATGCGGTTACAGTTGTGACAATGCACTCTATCTCTCACTGGGATCCGAGGCATTCTTCATTACCGACAGCCGATATACGATAGATGCGCAGGATCATGTCAGGGGTGCCAATGTAGTGATAGACGGAGACCTGTACGGAAGCGCGGTGAAGCTGCTGAAAAAGGCAAAAGTCAGAAAGGTGATCTTCGATCCAAAAGAGTGGAGTGTTGCCGGCTTTGAAGCCATCAGTACCAAAACCAAAGTGCATTTCAAGGCAATGCCGGACTTTTCCCATAAAAAACGTATCATCAAAAGTGATGCGGAGTTGAAGATCATAGCCAAAGCGGCCAAGCTTGGTGCCAAAGCCTTTTCTGTGCTTGCCAAAGAGTTCAACAAGAAGGGTTTTGGTGAAAATGAATTTAAACTGACATACCGAGCCAAGAGTATTCTAAGTGGTTTGGGAAAGTATGATCTCAGTTTCGATCCGATCGTGGCCATCAATGCCAATGCCGCCAAACCGCATGCCACACCAAGCAGAAGAAAGCTTAAAAGAGGTGATCTTCTGCTGGTAGATGCGGGGCTGAAGTACAAACGCTACTGTTCTGACAGGACACGTACGGTCTTTGCGGAGAAAGGCTTCATGTTCAAGACTGAACAGAGCTTCTCAAAGAAGAAGGTACAAAAAGCCTACGATACTGTGCTCAAAGCCCATGACAGGGCCATAGCCAAAGCCCGTTCAGGCATGAAAGCCAAAGAGGTCGATGCCCTCACACGCGATCTCATCACCAAAGCAGGTTTTGGAGAGTACTATGTCCACTCGACAGGCCACGGTGTAGGACTGGATATTCATGAGATGCCCTACATCTCCAGCCGCTCAGACACTGTCATCGAAGACGGGATGGTTTATACCATAGAGCCGGGTATCTACATCCCCGGAGAGTTCGGTATTCGTATTGAGGATATGGTGGCCATGGTGGACGGCAGAGCGCGGGTGCTCTGA
- the mqnF gene encoding aminofutalosine deaminase family hydrolase, giving the protein MKILVADHIYTPNGFVENQAVAFNNEIHGIGPLESLLSIYPKAEIIRTAPYSVIYPGFINTHVHLEFSANRTSLKYGSFMPWLDSVIEHRDDLVNACDNTMMQKECDEMLRSGITTFGAISSFGTELEVCEKAAQRVVFFNEVIGSNAATADMLYGDFLERVKASQSCDESAKITPAVAIHSPYSVHPIILQKAVTLAKQNKMPLTAHFLESQAERQWLEEGEGEFKSFFEKYFSTSTPVTNIQEFMHAFDTYPTHFAHAVQATEEELEYLSQKGHSIAHCPRSNRYLGCGRLKIEKLKLPFSVATDGLSSNDSLSIFDEFRAALMLHNDIPIHELAEQLITASTQDAADILGLDCGKIEVGAAADLAVLTLPAMPQSKEEVALWSIIHTKQVSHVYIEGEKYV; this is encoded by the coding sequence ATGAAAATACTCGTAGCTGACCATATCTATACACCTAATGGCTTCGTAGAGAACCAGGCTGTAGCCTTTAACAACGAGATCCACGGTATCGGCCCTCTTGAAAGCCTGCTGAGCATTTATCCCAAAGCCGAGATCATCAGAACCGCACCCTACTCTGTTATCTACCCCGGTTTCATCAATACCCATGTTCACCTTGAATTCTCCGCCAACAGAACCTCTTTGAAGTATGGCTCCTTCATGCCGTGGCTCGACTCGGTCATAGAACACAGGGACGATCTCGTCAATGCCTGCGACAATACCATGATGCAAAAAGAGTGTGATGAGATGCTGCGTTCTGGCATTACTACATTCGGTGCCATCTCCAGTTTTGGTACGGAACTTGAAGTGTGTGAAAAAGCAGCCCAACGTGTCGTTTTTTTCAATGAGGTTATCGGTTCCAACGCCGCTACTGCCGATATGCTCTACGGTGATTTTCTTGAACGCGTCAAGGCTTCTCAAAGCTGCGATGAATCTGCCAAGATCACACCAGCCGTGGCCATCCACTCCCCCTACTCCGTTCATCCCATCATTCTTCAGAAAGCCGTGACACTCGCCAAACAGAACAAGATGCCGCTGACTGCGCATTTCCTGGAGTCACAGGCAGAGCGTCAGTGGCTGGAAGAGGGAGAGGGAGAATTCAAAAGCTTCTTTGAAAAATACTTCAGCACTTCCACTCCGGTCACGAACATCCAAGAGTTCATGCATGCCTTCGACACCTACCCGACCCATTTTGCCCATGCAGTCCAGGCCACTGAAGAAGAGCTGGAGTACCTGAGTCAAAAAGGCCATTCTATCGCACACTGTCCCCGTTCCAACCGCTACCTTGGCTGTGGACGCCTAAAAATCGAAAAGCTCAAGCTGCCTTTCTCTGTTGCCACGGATGGACTGAGCTCCAACGATTCACTCAGCATCTTTGACGAGTTCAGAGCAGCTCTGATGCTGCATAACGACATACCTATCCATGAGCTTGCAGAACAACTCATCACAGCAAGTACGCAGGATGCCGCAGATATCCTCGGACTCGATTGCGGGAAGATAGAAGTGGGGGCCGCAGCAGACCTTGCAGTACTTACCCTGCCGGCTATGCCGCAAAGCAAAGAAGAGGTGGCGTTGTGGAGTATCATTCATACCAAACAGGTCTCACATGTCTATATAGAAGGAGAAAAATATGTTTAA
- a CDS encoding PAS domain-containing hybrid sensor histidine kinase/response regulator, which yields MYYLWMLFYPVLIFYLIGYEKGRVWVGSLLFIITVFFLLITTGIFSAALDDYALLQSYLALLTISLMAYYFQKMYFDVSSIRQYENSMKTKKLKERMERALTGYNAGAYEWNMVDNSAYLSPQWKRMLGYDEDIVFPDHLSTWKDRVHPDDIDNVMELVRVTLEAKKEYVETIHRLKHKNGQWIWILGRGYIEYDRNGIPVRMTGIHTNITEQKQFEEQLAQAKETAEKALQVKSIFLANMSHEIRTPLNAINGFIGLLAKEEYDPEKLKYLQVIKDASHTLLNTINDILDISKIESGKLNISKVNFRPYKEIMATAELFQAKVSEKGITLNVNYIPGIPEVLYSDILRIKQVIYNLLSNALKFTPENGAISINIKYADHRLHITVADSGIGIEQDKLDYIFESFSQAEESTVREYGGSGLGLSISSQLVQLLGGEINVTSTLGKGSTFSFFIPVETGEMEELEQKPLHDRDIPLTGNILVVEDIAANRMFISLLLKNSGLTYDEAVDGIEAVEKFEAGNYDLILMDENMPRLNGRGATQKIRIIEKEKKRGYTPIIALTANALVGDREKYINAGMDDYLAKPIEPDTLIPILYQYLNSKEIGVR from the coding sequence ATGTATTACTTATGGATGCTTTTTTACCCGGTACTTATTTTCTATCTCATCGGGTATGAAAAAGGACGCGTCTGGGTAGGAAGTCTGCTGTTCATCATCACTGTTTTTTTTCTACTGATCACAACAGGGATTTTTTCTGCTGCTTTAGATGACTATGCACTGCTGCAAAGCTATTTGGCTCTACTTACCATATCGCTCATGGCATACTATTTTCAAAAAATGTACTTTGATGTCAGCTCCATCCGGCAATATGAAAACAGCATGAAAACCAAAAAGCTAAAAGAGCGTATGGAACGTGCACTTACAGGCTACAATGCTGGTGCCTATGAGTGGAATATGGTTGATAACAGCGCCTACCTCTCGCCACAATGGAAAAGGATGCTGGGATATGATGAAGATATTGTATTTCCTGACCATCTGTCTACTTGGAAAGATCGTGTCCACCCAGACGATATTGACAATGTCATGGAACTTGTACGAGTCACGCTCGAAGCCAAAAAAGAGTATGTAGAGACGATCCACCGTCTGAAACATAAAAACGGGCAATGGATATGGATTCTTGGCAGAGGATATATTGAGTATGACAGGAACGGCATCCCTGTCCGTATGACAGGAATCCACACGAATATTACCGAGCAGAAACAATTTGAAGAGCAGTTGGCACAAGCAAAGGAGACTGCCGAAAAAGCGCTTCAAGTGAAGAGTATCTTCTTGGCCAATATGTCGCATGAGATCCGCACCCCGCTTAATGCGATCAACGGTTTTATTGGATTGTTGGCAAAAGAGGAATATGACCCCGAAAAGCTCAAATATTTGCAGGTCATCAAGGATGCTTCACACACGCTGCTCAATACAATAAACGATATTTTGGATATCAGCAAGATAGAGAGTGGTAAACTGAACATTTCCAAAGTCAATTTTCGCCCTTATAAGGAGATTATGGCGACGGCAGAACTGTTCCAGGCAAAGGTATCCGAGAAAGGCATTACGCTCAATGTCAACTATATCCCAGGAATACCCGAAGTGCTTTATAGCGATATACTGCGAATCAAGCAAGTTATTTATAACCTGCTTTCCAATGCACTCAAGTTTACGCCGGAAAACGGTGCCATTAGTATAAATATAAAGTATGCAGATCACAGATTGCACATCACAGTGGCAGATAGCGGCATAGGAATAGAGCAAGATAAGTTAGATTATATTTTCGAATCATTTTCCCAGGCAGAGGAATCTACTGTCAGAGAATATGGCGGAAGCGGTCTGGGACTGTCGATCTCATCACAGCTCGTACAGCTGCTTGGGGGTGAGATCAATGTGACCAGTACCCTAGGCAAAGGAAGCACCTTTTCCTTTTTTATCCCCGTTGAGACAGGTGAAATGGAGGAGTTGGAACAAAAGCCGTTGCATGACAGAGACATTCCGCTAACCGGGAACATTCTTGTAGTTGAAGACATAGCCGCCAACCGAATGTTTATCTCTCTGTTATTGAAAAACAGCGGTTTGACGTATGATGAGGCCGTTGACGGTATTGAAGCAGTTGAAAAGTTTGAAGCCGGAAACTACGACCTGATATTAATGGATGAAAATATGCCACGCCTTAACGGTAGGGGTGCAACGCAGAAAATTCGCATTATCGAAAAAGAAAAAAAGCGTGGATATACACCGATCATTGCCCTAACGGCAAATGCCCTTGTGGGTGACAGGGAAAAATATATTAATGCCGGTATGGATGATTATCTTGCAAAACCGATCGAACCCGATACCCTGATACCAATACTGTATCAATATCTGAACAGCAAAGAAATAGGAGTCAGGTAA
- the sppA gene encoding signal peptide peptidase SppA, whose protein sequence is MFKNLSDFIKWLGDHFKGMLFLLILLIVFMPTSESKLKPANLQEIRLTGPIMDADKVLKEIDKAKKDNDIKGVLFNVNSPGGAVPPSIEICHAIKELKEKKPVIAYASGIMASGSYYASIYANKIIANPGSIVGSIGVIMEAPNLRELMEKVGVGTQVVKAGEYKEAGTPTREWTPKEREELERLTKDTYELFVSDVAKARGLDVNNSSAYADAHIFSSKRAKETGLIDEIATKSRAKEEITSLAKVKNPIWKEKDKLESFFEELSSKSILKLQSYFYGLKSTVF, encoded by the coding sequence ATGTTTAAAAATCTAAGCGACTTCATCAAATGGCTCGGCGATCACTTCAAGGGAATGCTTTTCCTGCTTATCCTGCTGATCGTCTTCATGCCTACTTCAGAATCGAAACTGAAACCTGCCAACCTGCAGGAGATCAGGCTCACCGGTCCCATCATGGATGCAGATAAGGTCCTCAAAGAGATAGACAAAGCAAAAAAAGATAACGATATCAAAGGAGTACTTTTCAATGTCAACTCACCCGGAGGCGCCGTACCTCCTTCTATCGAGATCTGCCATGCTATCAAAGAGCTCAAGGAAAAGAAACCTGTCATCGCCTATGCCAGCGGCATTATGGCAAGCGGAAGCTACTATGCCTCTATCTATGCCAACAAGATCATCGCCAATCCCGGTTCGATCGTGGGTTCCATCGGTGTGATCATGGAGGCACCCAATCTTCGGGAACTGATGGAAAAGGTAGGTGTAGGAACGCAAGTCGTCAAAGCAGGAGAATATAAAGAGGCCGGGACACCGACAAGAGAGTGGACCCCCAAAGAGAGAGAAGAGCTTGAAAGGCTGACCAAAGATACCTATGAGCTATTTGTTTCGGATGTAGCCAAGGCAAGGGGACTGGATGTGAACAATTCATCAGCCTATGCCGATGCGCATATCTTCTCTTCCAAAAGAGCCAAGGAGACTGGCCTCATCGACGAGATCGCAACAAAAAGCCGTGCAAAAGAGGAGATCACCTCATTGGCAAAGGTCAAAAATCCGATCTGGAAAGAGAAAGATAAACTGGAATCTTTCTTTGAAGAGTTGAGCAGCAAAAGCATTCTGAAACTGCAAAGTTACTTTTACGGCTTGAAGTCAACGGTTTTCTAA